A single region of the Candidatus Methanoperedens sp. genome encodes:
- a CDS encoding NapC/NirT family cytochrome c, with protein sequence MNRLDLFFIAGLLILAGIEVVSGQNEDVSCFHCHSKQVNELMESVHFNKNISCIDCHGGEIHVNGSTISVNVMSTNFTGVPTRTNISDLCSTCHREETRLYKESIHWKELENGHGIAPTCTDCHGTHNILSSKNPGSMTYSGNVPQLCASCHENQTKMSAWYYGIQTDRFDTYKNSYHYKALISGGKGVATCPDCHENHDTKDQSDPTSSIYPANLPSTCGKPGCHPGQSKLIYGGKIHEGQSVYLLSIDAKKLVTYFYILMILFEVAFTLGLISLDINSKFEIKRRE encoded by the coding sequence ATGAACAGATTAGATTTATTTTTCATCGCAGGACTCTTAATACTGGCAGGGATCGAAGTAGTATCCGGGCAAAACGAGGATGTATCATGTTTCCATTGTCATTCCAAACAGGTGAATGAGTTAATGGAAAGCGTGCACTTTAATAAAAATATTTCATGTATTGACTGTCACGGCGGGGAAATACATGTCAATGGGTCCACAATATCAGTAAACGTCATGAGCACAAATTTTACAGGTGTACCAACACGAACTAATATCTCTGATTTATGCTCCACATGCCATCGTGAGGAGACCAGACTATACAAAGAAAGCATACACTGGAAAGAGCTTGAAAACGGACACGGAATAGCACCTACATGCACAGATTGCCACGGAACCCATAATATTCTATCCTCCAAAAACCCTGGATCCATGACTTATTCAGGAAATGTTCCTCAACTCTGCGCGAGTTGTCATGAAAATCAGACCAAGATGAGCGCATGGTACTACGGGATTCAGACGGATAGATTTGATACCTATAAAAATTCATATCACTATAAAGCACTTATTTCAGGAGGAAAAGGGGTTGCAACATGTCCGGATTGTCATGAAAACCATGATACGAAAGATCAAAGCGATCCCACATCGTCAATATATCCAGCAAATCTTCCTTCTACATGTGGAAAACCTGGCTGCCACCCAGGTCAAAGTAAGCTGATTTATGGAGGTAAGATTCACGAAGGGCAGTCTGTTTACTTACTATCCATTGATGCTAAAAAACTTGTAACCTATTTCTACATACTTATGATCCTGTTTGAAGTCGCCTTTACACTGGGGCTTATATCCCTTGATATTAATTCAAAGTTCGAGATAAAAAGGAGGGAATGA
- the hdrB gene encoding CoB--CoM heterodisulfide reductase subunit B has translation MKELSLFLGCLIPNRYPGIEKATKLVLDRLGIKWSELEEAACCPAPGVFRSFDRVTWLTLASRNLVLAEAKNTDILTLCNGCFSSLMDANDILKSDVTLRNEVNAHLKKIGKEFRGTIEVRHIIEFLYRDIGPENLGKSIEKPLGIRAAVHYGCHLLKPTRDRKLGKAECPVFFDELVEATGAESVRYEGKTSCCGAGGGVRSAMPETSIKMTEYKLKRIKKAGVDCIVDACPFCHMQYDAGQVELKAVGETYNIPVVHYSQLLGMALGYSPEEVGLHLNEIKDPGFEEKIAISQKRLPAVI, from the coding sequence ATGAAGGAGTTATCTCTTTTTCTGGGATGTCTCATCCCCAATCGCTATCCCGGCATTGAAAAGGCCACGAAGCTTGTCCTGGACAGGCTCGGGATCAAATGGAGCGAACTCGAAGAAGCTGCATGTTGCCCTGCCCCTGGCGTATTTCGTTCATTTGACAGGGTCACGTGGCTGACTCTGGCATCGAGAAACCTCGTGCTGGCTGAAGCGAAAAATACCGACATCCTGACATTATGCAACGGGTGTTTCAGTTCGTTGATGGATGCCAACGATATCCTGAAGAGCGATGTAACCCTGAGGAACGAAGTGAATGCACATTTAAAAAAAATCGGAAAAGAATTCCGCGGCACTATCGAGGTCAGGCACATAATCGAATTCCTCTACAGGGATATTGGACCTGAGAACCTGGGAAAGTCCATAGAGAAACCCCTTGGGATCAGGGCAGCCGTGCATTACGGATGCCATCTCTTGAAACCCACAAGGGACAGGAAGCTTGGGAAAGCTGAATGTCCCGTGTTTTTCGATGAGCTTGTAGAAGCAACGGGCGCAGAAAGTGTCCGGTATGAAGGTAAGACAAGCTGCTGCGGGGCAGGAGGAGGTGTCCGGTCTGCTATGCCAGAAACATCTATCAAAATGACAGAATACAAGCTCAAGAGGATAAAAAAGGCCGGCGTGGACTGCATCGTGGACGCATGTCCCTTTTGCCATATGCAGTACGATGCCGGACAGGTCGAACTAAAAGCTGTGGGAGAGACCTATAATATTCCCGTTGTTCATTATAGCCAGTTGCTCGGCATGGCGCTTGGATATTCTCCGGAAGAAGTCGGACTGCATTTGAATGAAATAAAAGACCCGGGTTTTGAAGAGAAAATAGCGATTTCTCAAAAAAGACTTCCTGCTGTTATATAA
- the hdrC gene encoding CoB--CoM heterodisulfide reductase subunit C: MKNSEFENSDKPLTSKYSTEFSKILTCFQCGTCTGSCPSGRYTSLNVRRIVRDSVKKDTSSDPDLWLCTTCYNCQERCPRGIKITDEILILRSNAVKKGHILPAHRKVCNFLVETGQAIPIDDKHIAVRKKIGLGLPETVHKYPKALTDIKKLLESTGFNELIKE; encoded by the coding sequence ATGAAAAATTCCGAGTTTGAAAATTCAGATAAGCCTTTGACCTCTAAATATTCGACTGAATTTTCAAAGATACTTACCTGTTTCCAGTGCGGTACCTGCACGGGCAGCTGCCCGTCAGGCAGGTATACAAGCCTGAATGTCAGGCGGATTGTCAGGGATTCAGTAAAGAAGGATACATCTTCAGATCCTGATCTCTGGTTGTGTACCACCTGCTACAATTGCCAGGAACGGTGCCCTCGCGGGATAAAAATAACAGACGAGATACTCATCTTGAGAAGCAATGCAGTGAAAAAAGGGCATATACTTCCTGCCCACAGGAAGGTATGCAATTTCTTAGTCGAAACAGGGCAAGCCATCCCAATAGACGACAAGCACATCGCAGTTCGAAAAAAAATAGGACTGGGATTGCCTGAGACTGTCCACAAGTATCCAAAAGCCCTCACGGACATAAAGAAACTTCTTGAATCGACAGGATTCAATGAGCTGATAAAAGAATGA
- a CDS encoding DUF115 domain-containing protein produces the protein MNFKEWEPIYKEILCDFGWRRESDEQAARLLSRLLSGKSIDITELRDRIKGKDVLVCGNAPTLSQDLEKTDVKRYMIIAADGATSTLLEKGIVPDIIVTDLDGDIPDEIEASRRGAIMVVHAHGDNIDKLNIVKELSNVIGTTQSKPLSNIYNFGGFSDGDRCVFLAHAFGARNITLIGFYFEDENVTEMKKKKLRWARKLIGMIPGVINRSSVAD, from the coding sequence ATGAATTTTAAAGAATGGGAACCAATTTACAAAGAAATACTCTGCGATTTCGGATGGAGACGTGAGAGTGATGAACAAGCTGCCAGGTTATTGTCAAGACTGCTTTCAGGGAAATCCATTGATATAACCGAGCTAAGGGATAGAATTAAAGGAAAAGATGTTCTTGTATGCGGTAACGCGCCCACTCTTTCGCAGGACCTTGAAAAAACCGATGTGAAGCGATACATGATAATAGCGGCGGACGGCGCAACAAGTACGCTTCTGGAAAAAGGCATTGTACCCGATATAATCGTCACTGACCTTGATGGCGATATACCGGATGAGATTGAAGCCAGCAGGAGAGGTGCGATAATGGTAGTCCATGCACACGGAGATAATATAGATAAGCTGAATATTGTAAAGGAATTGAGTAATGTCATAGGAACAACCCAATCAAAGCCTCTTTCAAACATATACAATTTTGGCGGGTTCAGCGACGGGGACAGATGCGTTTTTCTCGCACATGCGTTCGGAGCAAGAAATATCACTCTTATCGGCTTTTATTTTGAGGATGAGAACGTGACGGAGATGAAAAAGAAAAAACTCAGGTGGGCGCGCAAGCTGATCGGGATGATACCGGGTGTAATCAATCGCAGTTCAGTCGCCGATTAA
- a CDS encoding DUF1646 family protein has product MALDIGISIGLFLIFLVVLIGPFKIKIIEQNLEVFLFICGVFALTIAGFVVGLEFKGVPIETGWSWAIVKEGLTAPLKIAEVYGIPIGIVQIVLVVGLIIYKWHGPIHSGIRRMTEALSLKVMAFILIAVLGLVSSVISAILAAIILVEMANAMPLSRKSKVDLVVIACFSIGLGAALTPLGEPLSTIAISKLSGPPYYAGFDYLINLLGKYIVPGIIAYGIVGMFFLGKVDPKDQGLKGEDYKETLKDVIMRAVKVYVFIMALVFLGDGFKPLIITYFTQVPSEALYWVNMVSAILDNATLTAAEIGPSLSQIQIEAALMGLLIAGGMLIPGNIPNIISAGKLGITSKEWARLGVPLGLVTMAVYFVIIFVPGYFVK; this is encoded by the coding sequence ATGGCACTGGATATAGGAATTTCAATAGGGCTTTTTCTAATATTCCTGGTCGTATTGATCGGGCCGTTCAAGATTAAGATCATCGAACAGAATCTGGAAGTATTCCTGTTCATATGCGGCGTATTCGCGCTGACAATTGCCGGTTTCGTTGTAGGTCTGGAGTTTAAGGGAGTACCTATAGAAACAGGATGGAGCTGGGCAATCGTCAAAGAAGGATTAACCGCCCCCCTCAAGATCGCAGAAGTCTATGGTATCCCAATAGGGATCGTGCAGATAGTTCTGGTCGTGGGATTGATAATCTACAAGTGGCACGGGCCTATCCACAGTGGAATCAGGAGAATGACCGAGGCGCTTTCCTTGAAGGTCATGGCTTTCATCCTGATCGCGGTCCTTGGTCTTGTTTCCAGTGTGATTTCCGCTATTCTTGCCGCCATAATTCTTGTAGAGATGGCAAACGCGATGCCGCTTTCCAGGAAATCAAAAGTGGATCTCGTGGTCATAGCATGCTTTTCCATCGGTCTTGGTGCAGCGCTCACACCTCTTGGGGAGCCGCTTTCAACTATTGCGATCTCTAAACTCTCAGGTCCACCTTACTATGCAGGATTCGATTATCTGATAAATCTGCTCGGGAAATACATTGTCCCAGGTATCATCGCTTACGGAATTGTCGGGATGTTCTTCCTGGGGAAAGTAGACCCAAAGGATCAGGGCCTGAAGGGAGAAGACTACAAAGAGACACTAAAAGATGTCATTATGAGAGCCGTCAAGGTCTATGTTTTCATTATGGCGCTCGTTTTTCTTGGTGATGGATTCAAACCTCTTATCATTACATACTTTACGCAAGTGCCCTCAGAGGCTCTCTACTGGGTCAATATGGTTTCGGCTATCCTCGATAATGCAACGCTGACAGCAGCAGAGATAGGGCCGTCACTATCTCAGATTCAGATAGAGGCAGCGCTCATGGGACTTTTGATCGCAGGTGGTATGCTGATACCTGGAAATATCCCGAACATAATCTCAGCCGGAAAACTTGGGATCACAAGCAAAGAATGGGCAAGACTTGGAGTGCCACTCGGGCTTGTAACGATGGCAGTATATTTCGTCATCATCTTCGTTCCGGGTTATTTCGTAAAATGA
- a CDS encoding thioredoxin domain-containing protein codes for MSKVVLMDFYAEWCGPCKMQDPINEEIKKKFGDKIEIKKIDVDTNYELASKFTVHAVPTLVIEKDGAVFKRYTGVTRANVLEADLNAALK; via the coding sequence ATGAGTAAAGTTGTTCTAATGGATTTTTACGCTGAATGGTGCGGGCCATGTAAGATGCAAGACCCCATTAATGAAGAGATAAAGAAGAAATTTGGGGACAAGATCGAGATTAAAAAGATCGACGTAGATACAAACTATGAACTTGCCTCTAAATTCACGGTTCATGCAGTACCTACGCTGGTAATCGAGAAAGATGGCGCTGTTTTCAAGCGATACACAGGTGTGACCCGTGCGAACGTGCTGGAAGCCGATCTGAACGCTGCCCTGAAATAA
- a CDS encoding MBL fold metallo-hydrolase: MKPLIDLGVLPIRHKTNRGFKPHVSLTFNREKRIAFAIDTTNSRLVQPDAYLITHAHSDHYGKSAMLSERAVCSEETARALEILYGKKYAGQTFKLGETINVCGVDVTTYPTHHTIGSTAFCWQNEVGTRILVTGDVKDANDLPECDCLVTEANYGDPGDPNCHFQDDISSFREAVETYDDIAFGAYAFGKAQRAVKLLRESGYTGDIGMDPVSLALTRGLMQDIGHVVDLESDCGIRITTPAEIPWISAAKKFILTGRRDYRIPTINISDHMDVNGLVGMVHQCAPEAVIVYHPAGHRPLKLSAHLNKSGIYARALEEINTCIEI; the protein is encoded by the coding sequence TTGAAACCTTTAATTGACCTTGGCGTACTGCCTATCAGGCACAAGACCAATAGAGGATTCAAGCCCCACGTTTCATTGACTTTTAATCGGGAGAAAAGGATTGCTTTTGCAATAGACACCACGAACTCTCGCTTGGTTCAGCCCGATGCCTACCTGATCACCCATGCCCATTCGGACCATTATGGGAAATCTGCAATGCTCTCTGAAAGAGCGGTATGCTCAGAAGAGACCGCCCGCGCCCTTGAGATCCTTTATGGCAAGAAATACGCAGGTCAGACCTTTAAGCTTGGCGAGACTATAAACGTCTGCGGGGTCGACGTGACTACCTATCCAACCCATCATACCATCGGTTCCACGGCCTTTTGCTGGCAAAACGAGGTCGGGACACGGATCCTTGTCACAGGAGATGTGAAAGATGCGAATGACCTGCCCGAATGTGATTGCCTGGTCACCGAAGCCAACTACGGGGATCCCGGGGACCCCAATTGTCATTTCCAGGATGACATCAGCTCATTCAGGGAAGCGGTCGAAACTTATGATGATATAGCTTTCGGCGCTTACGCTTTCGGGAAAGCACAGCGTGCCGTCAAGCTTCTGCGCGAGTCGGGTTACACCGGGGATATAGGCATGGATCCTGTATCGCTTGCTCTTACCAGAGGCCTGATGCAGGACATAGGGCATGTTGTGGATCTTGAGAGCGACTGCGGGATCCGCATAACCACGCCTGCTGAAATCCCATGGATCAGTGCCGCAAAGAAATTCATACTGACCGGAAGGCGTGATTACAGGATCCCAACGATAAACATCAGCGATCACATGGATGTTAACGGCTTGGTCGGAATGGTGCACCAGTGCGCCCCTGAAGCGGTAATCGTGTACCACCCGGCCGGTCACAGGCCGCTCAAGCTATCAGCTCATCTGAATAAATCAGGGATATACGCACGTGCACTTGAAGAGATAAATACCTGTATAGAAATATAA
- a CDS encoding Lrp/AsnC family transcriptional regulator: MREFLDLDKRDREVLSLLEKNPEISQKDIAEKLNISQPSVSARIHKLKQKGALAHVVGMNLKKVNLYMAKVDVIASNTSSVLDIFKDCPYFLNGLIVSGKHNLCLFFVGEDIATLEAIVDGHLRNNPLVMSAEVSIVITPMKDLIMPLKMSFDFSDTPPCGNGCNCKECTHHISNRCLGCPVTNSYNGKIWK; encoded by the coding sequence ATGCGAGAATTTCTTGATCTTGACAAAAGGGACAGGGAAGTTCTATCCCTGCTCGAGAAAAACCCTGAAATATCACAGAAAGATATAGCTGAAAAACTCAATATCTCCCAGCCATCTGTCAGCGCCAGGATACACAAACTCAAGCAAAAAGGTGCGCTGGCGCACGTTGTGGGCATGAACCTGAAAAAAGTGAACCTTTACATGGCAAAGGTGGACGTGATAGCAAGTAACACGTCATCCGTCCTTGATATTTTCAAGGATTGTCCTTATTTCCTGAATGGCCTTATCGTTTCTGGGAAGCATAATCTGTGCCTATTTTTCGTTGGCGAGGACATTGCCACGCTCGAAGCTATCGTGGACGGGCACCTGAGAAACAATCCACTTGTCATGAGCGCTGAGGTCAGCATCGTGATAACACCCATGAAGGACCTGATCATGCCGTTGAAGATGAGCTTTGATTTCAGCGACACGCCGCCCTGCGGCAACGGGTGCAACTGCAAGGAGTGTACACATCATATCTCAAATAGGTGCCTTGGGTGCCCTGTTACGAATAGTTATAATGGGAAAATATGGAAATGA